aggaagctttcacagGCCTCTTACTCTTATCCATTACAGGGTAGACAGTGAAAGCCACAGTCATATCCCGGTTACCCCTGCCCTATCCCCAAACATGCTGTCTGCCTGCTGGGTTACTGGCATCCACCATGTGCCCAGTTGCTCCAGTTAACAGCCTTGGAGCCATTCCTGACTCATTTTTCTCCCATATGACGTATTCAGTATTCAGCGAGCCCTTTTGATTCAATCCTAGAAACAGGCCCAGAATCTGATATTTGCTGTCAcctcccatcacttcttggtCCAAGATATCAGCATTCCTCAGCGACCCTAGTGCACTGGCCTCTTAGCTGATGTCCCTGCTTTCCTAAGTTTAGTGTTGACACAGGAGTCAGGGCGGCCTTTCAGCTCATGTCACTTCTCTGGCGTTCCCCTCTCTGTAGCTTCCCTTGACACAGTCCTTTTTGTCTTGGCCTCTGCCTGGCCTCCCCCTTTCCCCCAGCCCTATTTACTGTTCACCCCCCTTCCATTATTCTGCTCTGGCCCCAGTGACCACATTTCTGAGCTCGCCAGGAACTCTCCcacttcagggcctttgcacttgctatttCCTCTATCTGGACTCCCCCCCACAATGGCAGCATGGCCCGCTCCTCTCACTTCATTCATTTCTCAGAACCTGAATAGATTCTCTTTTCAGAGAACCTAAAATAGATTTGTATCTCTGACCCAGGTTTATCCACTCTGGGGGCTCTGTTGCTCCAGCTAGGTTCCTGATTATCAAATGGACACTTCCAAAGTTACTTAATGTCTTTGCACTTTAGTTTCTTCACCTGAAAtagtattcattgcaaggactgttgGGACAGTCCATGAAATGAGGTAATGTCAAAACTCATCTTGTAGACAGTCAAACCTGATAGCAttaaaaaaagcacacacacacacaaacagtttTCTCTCTATTCTGAGGCCCCAAAGAGTTCTCTGCACCCAAAGGCCATGCTGACCCTCGGGCACCTGATGTGTTGTTGTGGGGTAAATTGCATTTTGTGGGGAGAAGTTAAGTTTTTGGTGTCTGGAACTCCTGGGTGGAGGTCACCCCTACTCAGGGGACACCTAGTTCCATTACCACAGACTATGGTATCCCTATTGTGAagagacatccctggtggtccagtggtcagaaTGCCATGCTCCACTGCCAGGGACATGAATTCAGTCCccagtcaaggaactaagatcctgcaagacaTGCAGCAtggcctattaaaaaaaaatgtggatcCGATGCTCGAGTCATACCCTGCCTCTGTGCTGCCAACTGGCCCTGAGACACGGGGCTCATTACTTAACCTCTTTAATCCtgagttttcctcatctgttcagTGGAGACAGTCACAGCACCCCTCTCCAGGGACTGAGAGACACTGCAGGTGAGCTGTTTTGCACAATACCTGGCATTTAGTGAATTTGCAGTGAACTGATAACTGCTGTTATGATCTCAGAAACCTAGAAGCAAACACGGAGCAGAAAAACAACAGGTTGATGGAGAGCAGGTGGTGCATGGCAAGGGTGAGCCAGAGCCCCGGGGTCCTGTGCCCTTGCTTCCAGTGCTTACACCCCGGTTGGGTGGTTCCCCCCAGCATCCCCACTCACTTGAGAACAGGCTCTCTCTTTGTCAAGAGTTGGCTGCAGAGAGAAAGTTGACCACTTGGCCAGAACTGGGACAGCTTCCACAGGAGAACATTTTATTGTCTGTAAACTCTTCTTTGGTAAACAAGAAACCCAAAGGGAAAAGGTGCACACTGCGTCAAGAAAAGGACAAGGCTGACGCCCACCACGAACAAGGAGCTCGGAGAGACAGCTACACCATTAGCGAGGTAGGGGCAATGGGGCCTGGGGGGTTGGGGTGGCCGGTGGCATGGGGGAGGGGCGGAGGAGAGGGTCCGCTCTGTTGGACATAGACGTCTAAATCATACAGCGAGTGAGCTCATGCATCACAGCAAAGAGAACCAGGGACCCCGTCTGTGCCCCCGCCCACCTCCCATGAGGTTGGTGCCCCCCTGCACAGAGTGCTGTGCCCGGTCAGCCAGGGTGGGGTTGCAGGGGGCTCCAGGGGCCCTGGCAGCAGCCCCTTCTCCATTTCTCCTTTCCTGCTCTGCAGGCTGGCGTGTGCAGGTAGCAGGGACAGTCACAGGGATGCTCAGGATCTCTGGGTCTGGGTGGCAGTGGCAGGGCAGCAGGGGCAGGTTTGAGGGGGAGGTGGAGAAGCAGCCCCCACCCCTGTTTTACAGGGGGGGCTCACTGCAGAGGACAATCTCCAGGTCCTTGCGGTAGAGCTTTCCCGCCTCAGCCAAGGACATGACGCTCTTTCTGTAGCTGGTGAGCTGCTGGATGTTCATTTCctgggagacagagggagaggtTAAGAGCAGGTTCACAGGAaggtgcccccacccccccctcccCAAATGGCCCTCCTGTTCATTCACCAGAACCTTTCCCTTATCCCATCTCAGTGCAAGTAGCTGAGAGGCATACCGAGCATGGGCTTTGGGGTCAGAAAGCCCTGGGTTAAAATGCTCTCCCTTTCACTTACTAGCTGCATTGCCTTGGGGAAAGTGTTCAGCTTTTTCTAAGTCTCagctgcctcatctgtaaaatcagcaCAGGAATAAGTCTGCCTCACTGAGGTGTTATGATGATTAGATAAGAAATGAATGGAAACAGCATCGAGCGCAGTCCCTGCACTCCGCATTCTCGCCAAACAGCAGCTATTGACACCAGTCAGTATCTACATACAGCTTCGCTAAATTCCTCTACCTCACTGGGCTTCCATTCACTCAGTCTGCTGGGTCCCTTTGGGTGAGAAAGAGAATGCCAGGGAAACTCCATGGTTTTGTCTTTGCGCTAAGCCTCACCCAGCGGAACAAGGAATTCTAAttcctctctcctccaggggcaAAGCCTACCAGCCTACTCCTTGTTCACGGACACCTTGAGGCCTTCAGAGGCTCTAAGACAGGTGACTCATGGTCtcatataaaatggaaaacttaaaGTGATAGtcatccagtcgtgtccgactctttgaggccctatggactgtagcctgccaggctcctctgtccgtgggattttggAGGCCAGCACTAGGCAGAACACCAGCATCTGATACGCCTTGTGTTGCTTTGGATGCAAAGAGCCAGTAGTACTGAAATACAGCAAAGTCATCATCATTGGAAAATCACTtaagcaattttctttttctttccctccttcttcccctctacacctctttccttcctcctccccttcctctttccttcctttccccttctcctcctcttgtaTTGAACCTGTTGGCagatcttattattattttttttaatacttctacACTAATGGGTCATTATCcccatgagaaaactgaggcgtGAAGACTGAGGTATTGGCTAAAGGAGGGAACGAACCCTACAGCCACTAACAGTCTCAGTCCTCTGAGTTCTGAAGGCTGTGTAATTCTTTACCTGGCTCACTGGTACTCAGTGCTGGAGGGTCAGTCTTTTATTGCGTTCTTTGGTGACATCTCCTCACATGACTGATCTCTGGGTTTGTGCTACCAGCCAGTCCCAAGGCACTTTGCAAACATCCCTAACTTCCCTAAAGTTGTGAAGTTCCTGGAAATGTCACCTAGTCCATAACACTGAGGTGTGCCTGAGCGACCTATCCCTCAATCAGGAGCCAAGGAAGGGACCCCATATATCAACCACGAGCCTGAGAAAATCCTCTGATTCAGCATGGCCTGAGGAGTTCAAGCAGAATGAAGGGAAGAGGCTGCTTCCTTTCTGTGTCTAGAAGCACTGTGTGAAGCTGGGGAAGGCTTTAGCAGTTGCAGTTGTCTTAGGAATGCTAAGAATATGTCAATGTTTGAGCCCATCAGCCTGTCCTGCAGGAGCCTCAGACATTAATCTGCTTCAAAACTGATTCACTGTccatgttctgctgctgctgctaggtcacttcagtcgtgtccaactctctgagaccccatagatggcagcccaccaggctcccccgtccctgggattctccaggcaagaacactggagtgggttgccatttccttctccaatgcatgaaagtgaaaagtgaaagtgaagtcgctcagtcgtgtccgactcataatgaccccacggactgcagcccaccaggctcctccgctcatgggatttccgaggcgagagtgctggagtggggtgccgccGCCTTCTCCGCACTGTCCATGTAGGCACCACCAAAATGGCATGTGCCTCTGCCATGTGGGGTCACCTAAAAGCGGTCGTTCCCTTCCCAGCTCAGGCTATTTACAGGCATGTAGCTCTCTCTACTGATTCCTTTTTCTTGATCTCCATGTGCTAAGTCTGGTGGTTAGTGCTGGTGGAAGGTTCCCAGGGAAACCACTTTATTAATATCCTTGTTCTCtaactttcagaatttttcttaaCCACAACAcctgactttttgtttgtttgcacatCTCAGAAAGTCAAGCTGGGTAGCCATATGAGTTGTCTTTTGTGGGAATCAGGGAAGAGCCTAGTTAGGTGATGACCACGGAATTCAGGTCTCTCCCAAGATTTAATGCCTGCCCTCAAGGCCCATCAGCCTCAGGCGTAACGTAGGGTCATATGGAGAAGAACTATATCTCATTATCCCAATTACAGTTAAGCATATTTTTCATTATGATGCCCAACATCCCTTGAATACATAAGGATACACAAACGATTTTCTCCTAGAGTTTGGTAGCAGGAAAAAGTTTGCCAAGTTCAAGCACGTGATGAGTAATTCCTTCTTCCTAGGAAGTATTTGCACATGACTTATTTTCTGCCTCTTTCAAAAAGCTATTAtaggtaacattaaaaaaaataaacagggtgaaagaAAAGGATGATATTCAGGATAAAGATAAAGAGGTCAGAAGACACTTGGAAAGGGAGATAGATTGATTCAGCAGCCAcgatggattttttttccctgaaattagGAGTTAAGTTTAGttcttgcctgactgcccagGCAGTTAGACAATGTAGGGAATTATAGATCACTCATCATCTAATTAAAGAAAGCAGCAAAAAAGCTATTTGCTCAGAGAAAGACATTTTCCAGGAGGTGGAGGAAGATGCTGCCAAGACTTGTCTCCTGGTTCCTCTTTGGCCTGTGTCCTCCCATCCTGGGAACCAAGATGAGCCACTGGGGACTGCCCAAGAGGCAACATGACCAGGCAAAGTAATGGAGTCCAGTTCCCAGCCTTTCCTTCCAGGGAACAAATTTGTCAGGGACTTCTGTTAGCCCCTTCCCCAGCTCAAGATTCTAGAGTCAATTCAGGATACCCTCAACTCCCACTGGCCCTGCTCCTCCAAATCTCTCCTAGTGtaaaagtcttttttctttttttttggccacgtaACTGACACTTCCAAGAAGTGTGCCACGTCGAAACTGCCATGGCCTCATAGCTGCGTTGTTGACATCAGTCAGCAGGTGGGGGCAACCCATGTGTCTGTCTGCGGACGAACAGATAAAATGTGGGAGAGACACAGtacattattcagccttaaaaaggaaggaaattctgacatatactacaacatggatgaaccttgaggaagTCACatgaagtgaaataagccagacacagaaagacaaatgctgtatgaccCACCCCACTTGTATGAAGTGTCTAGAGCAGTgagattcacagagacagaatgtAGAATGGTGAGTGCCCGTGGCTGGGGGGAGGCAGCAAGGGGGAGTTACCATTTACTGCGTACAGACTTTAATTCTGGGGAGGCAGAAAGAGTGCTGGCCGGTGGGGATGGTTGCAGAACGCTGTGAGTGTACTTGATGCCACTGAGCTGAACACTTAAAAGTGGCTAAGGTGGCAAACTTTGGTacgtgtattaaaaaaaaaaaaaatcaaccatggAAAGAACCCAAAAAGCTCCTATTGCCTTGTTAGGGGTAGTCAGAGGGGAGCAAGATAGACTCCTTGGCCAGCCTTCCCACTTCCACACCACCTCCGTGACAGCACCCCACCTCTGGGCTAAGCCCCTCACCTTCTTGTTTTTCTCATACAGATCCTTCAGGAGGGCGTCCAGTTCATTCTCATCAATGTAGCCACTTCCGTCCTGGAAGGGAGCCAAGGGTCAGCACAGAGCCTCAAAACTCATGCTAACCCCTGACCAGAGTCTAGCTTTGCTAAGGGTCTTTACTCTGAGCAAAAGAGGTGCCCAAATAACATGTCACTTCTGACTGCCAGTCACTGCAGCAATGTGAGGGCGCAGGGCAAACTGCTGGCAACCTTCCCTTCTGGTATTTTACATTTGCGTTGAAAATGTAAATGAGGTTCAAGAAGCATTTTGCTAACTCCCTGGGTGTTGAATCCCACAATAGTATGTCAGGATAAATGGGGCTATTTACCCCAAACCTGTAGTTCTAAGGAAAACCACTGGAGTCACCAGGCAAGGGCAGCTAAGAGAGGGGTGACAGTGGTACAGAGGGCCTCTCACTCCCCACTTCCTAGAAGGACAGCAAGGTGATGGCCTGGCACCAGGAGGGCAGTACTAAGCACCTCCTGCCTTTGGGCCCCAACAGTGTAATCGCATCCTAGTCCTGGGCATGACCCTCTTCCCTTCCACAAGCTATTCTCTCCTGTACTTTGAAGGAACCAAAACCTTGGGTCCCACAAGCCACACGTTCTTAAGGACATTTATCTTCTCGTACAGCAGAAGGTGCTGCAGGGAATCCAAAGCGACAGGAAGGAACTGCATGGCCCAGACTGTGGCTCCAACAGCTTGTTTACTTCTAAGGACCAAGGTGAGCATTCTGGTGGTGGGGGGTGACTGGGATGGGCCTCCTGCTTTTCCATCCACACTGCCCCCTTATCTTACCTTGTCGTAAAATGTGAAGATCGCGTTGAACTCCTCCGAGGTCAGCTTCATGCCCTAGAAGGCCCAAGGTATTAAAGACGGAAGCCAAGCTctgcacagtgtgtgtgtgtgtgtgtgtgtgtgtgtgtgtgttttgaggaAGGGTGAGCTTAGcgggatgaggggaagggaggaatCGAAGAAAAGCAAAGTCGCTCGTTTACCTGAAATTTAAGCAGGAAGTTTTCCTGTACAGGCAAGAGTCTGGAAAGATAATGTTAGAGCAGTAATTAGGAGCtagagcagagggagggacagTGAGGACCTGAGGGGATGCAGAGCTAGTATCCGTAGTTACAGAAACGATTTCTGAGCACTTCAGAGGAAAGTTCAAAAGAGAGGGAGATGCGGCGTTGAGGAGATGCTGATCACTATTTGATCTAACTTTGATTTGAGCTTTGGGACCCCTGACCTGTCACTTTCCCCACTGGTTGATCTTGGTGATGAAATGGTAGCCCAGGGATTATCTGCCAGGGTCTTGTGAAAAGTGATGCTGGGGTGAGTGAGGTCGGGCTCTTACCGGGACATCTCCGAGAGGCCCAGTTTGCCATCCCCATTCAAGTCAAACATCCGTAGCTGTTGGGGACAGAAAGTGGTGCTTGGATTATTTGCTCTGACCTTCTCTCATGTGAGACCTTGACCCACCATCCCCTGTACTGGAGAGGGAGGAACATGGCAGAGCATGCTCATGTGTCCTCTGAGGCCGCCTGGAGGCAGGGAGCAGCATGGGCTAAATCAGCAGGGCCTTGGGCGTAGCTCTCCTCTCCCCTTTCTGAGGGACAGGGCGGCAGAGGACAGAGGCCAACACTGAAGGCCCCCCTCTCCAAGTGTACCCTCCCCTGGAGCTGTGGAGGCTGTCACACAAACAGATGCTCTGGTCTTACTGTGGCCCAGGAGCATCTGGCTGAGTGGGAACCTCAGAGAGAAGGTGCTGGGGCCAGGAACTGGCATCTCTCTCGTCAGCTGCCGCTGGGAGTCACTTTTCCCCGGCCTGAAGAATCAGCCAGCTAATGACCCCGCAAACCCCAAATCCCACCGATTTGGGTCCCATGTCCTGTGCCCTGGCCACTCACTATGGTTTGGGTGTACTCTTGGAGCTTGGGTTCATCATATGGTCGGTTCGCCTTCTTCAGCAGGTCAGACAGGaatccctggaataggaaaggCCTCTTCAGAGTTCCTGACCCAGTCTCTCTGCCCCTGACTCACTTACTTGTTCCTTCAGTCACTCGATCTTGCTTTCTGAAGCTCATCATTTGCGTAGCTTGCAGCCCTCATAATCCCCTCACCCCCTAATGCTCGTGGAGTAATCCCAAAGGAGGCAGGAGCTGCTAAATGCAACCTCATCCCATAGGAGAGGTGGTAGAAACCGGCTCTGGCTCCTCAGAGAGCTCAGAACACATGCTAAGTCATGCCTGGAGATCCCTGGGTCTCGAGGGGTTTGGTAGACATACAAGCCAGAAGGCCAAACTGCTGGAAGACATTGAGGATGCCTGTTCTGGGCACTGATGTGCTGAGGAGTGTGAACTGGTTGTACTCTGTGACCTGGCAGCTCCAGGCTGCTGATTTCACATGGCCAAATACGTTCAACCATTCAGAGCCAGGCCTGGGTATCCCTGATCAGGCCACACACCCAACTTCCTCACCCaacatctcctccctccccaggttCCTTAAGCCCACCACCACGTGGGCCTCAGGCCCATTCTCCATCTTTCTACACCTTCCCTGACAAGGCCCATCCTACCTTGAGCTCATTGGCTTCAATGTAGCCGCTTCTGTCTGTGTCATACTTCCGCCAGGCCTGCAACGGGAATGTCAACCTATTCACAAAGATTTATCCACACCTATAAGCTTCCCTCCATCTCTGTCTAGCAGGCCAGGCTGGGTCTCCATATTCAAGAATATCACAGTGGGATGGGGACATTGAGATGGTTTAGCTCAGTGccttccattttgcagatgaagaaatgagGGCAAGtgtcttggccaaggtcacatagAGGAGAAAAACAGCCTTGCTGGGACAGGGTCTGCCTACTCTAACCGGCTTCACGATCATCTTGTAGCCAGGGTTAGTTTCCTTAGATCCCAGCCAGGCGGATTTTACCAGGACTAGCACTAGGATCTGTGGACCCTGTTTTTGTTGTGGGTGTATTGAGTGTTCTTTCACGGTTCTGGAAGCCTCTCATTCTCTGCGCGGGCCCTGGGGGCAAGGGTAAGACCCGTCTGGAAGGGGCAGAAACAGATTCCGGTTACTCCTCACTGTACTGTGTCCTCTGCCCCTCGTTGCGAGGCCTGTGGCAGCCATGTCTGAGGATGGAACAGAATTGGTTGTGTAATCAGTTTGTTTAGACTATCCCAAGGCCACTCCGCCATCTTTCTGATAAAAATCATCCCCCCTCCTTCGTTTTTTAGGAAGCTACCCCTCTCTTGTGCTCAGTACACATGGTTCAAGAAGGGCTGACCAGTCTCCAGAGGTAGACATGTGACCTACGCCTGGCCATCAGTCcctccctggagtttgctccgtTACTGGTTCTGGGCTCTGATCTGAGACCCAGTTAGTTGGTGCATGCATTGGGTCTCTGTGAGAAACCAGGGAACTGTCTGCTGACCACAGCATCTGGAGGATCAGAGAGAAACAGAGCTTCAGCAGGTGATGTGGTTCTGACCACCTCTTTCCTCTCCGTACTATCCATCTGAGCAGGTGCAGACATTACacaggagaaacaggagaaacagtTGGAAAGGTTAAACTGTCCATAAACTCTCCACCTCCCCAATTCCCTTCTCCTTGAAGGTGGCCTGAACTCGGCGACTCACTTCTAATGAATAGAATATGGCAGATGTGGCAGTTGTGGCTTCCCAGACGAAGTCATAATGGCAGTGAGGCTGCTTTCTTGTTCTCCCCCTTGGGTCACTCACTCTGGAGGAAGCCAGGTGCCATGGTGTAAGGACACTCACGCAGCACCATAGAAAGATAGATGGAGGGAGCACCTGAGGCCCCTTGCCAACAGCCACAGGTGACTGCCATCCCGGAGGGGCATCTTCCAGCCCCAGTcgagccttcagatgactgctgccctgctgacatcttgactCTGAGCCAGAGCCACTTGGCTGAGCTTTACCAAATTTCCACAGAAACTGAGAGACGATAAAATGTTTGTGGCCTTAGGCTGGTAAATTTGagggggtaatttgttacatagcaataggTAACTAATAGAGTGGTCCTGAGAAAAATCTGGTCCTGAGTACAGCTGTCCTGAAACCCAAGCCATCTGGTGGGAGGAGGGAATGCCGTGTtgaggggtggtggtgatggacgTGGGTGTATCTGTGGAAGAGGCCCCGGGAACCCTGTTTCCCTAAACTTCAGTCTGTTTTGGTGCCTGACCACAGTTCTTAGATTTTCTTTCAAGTTGTCTTCCCTTAATTTTCACTCCCTTCTCCCCTAGCCCCAAACAGCACACCTAGACACCAGCAACACTTGATTT
The genomic region above belongs to Budorcas taxicolor isolate Tak-1 chromosome 18, Takin1.1, whole genome shotgun sequence and contains:
- the CALB2 gene encoding calretinin yields the protein MAGPQQQPPYLHLAELTATQFLEIWKHFDADGNGYIEGKELENFFQELEKARKGSGMVSKSDNLGEKMKEFMQKYDKNSDGKIEMAELAQILPTEENFLLCFRQHVGSSTEFMEAWRKYDTDRSGYIEANELKGFLSDLLKKANRPYDEPKLQEYTQTILRMFDLNGDGKLGLSEMSRLLPVQENFLLKFQGMKLTSEEFNAIFTFYDKDGSGYIDENELDALLKDLYEKNKKEMNIQQLTSYRKSVMSLAEAGKLYRKDLEIVLCSEPPL